Proteins encoded by one window of Actinomycetota bacterium:
- the ribH gene encoding 6,7-dimethyl-8-ribityllumazine synthase codes for MEYRGEQRTGGRRFAIVAARFNPHVTEPLVEGALGCFHASGAAEDDVDVAWVPGAFELPLVARRLAGSGVYEGVVCIGAVIRGETAHFDHVAREAARGIAGAARDTGVPVIFGVLTTDTLEQATDRAGGRHGNKGWEAAQAALETASLLDRLPKQEG; via the coding sequence ATGGAGTATCGGGGAGAGCAGCGCACGGGTGGGCGCCGGTTCGCGATCGTGGCGGCCCGGTTCAACCCGCACGTAACCGAACCCCTGGTCGAGGGGGCCCTCGGCTGCTTCCATGCATCGGGCGCGGCCGAGGACGACGTCGACGTCGCATGGGTGCCGGGCGCGTTCGAGCTGCCGCTCGTGGCGCGGCGGCTCGCCGGTTCGGGTGTCTACGAGGGCGTTGTCTGCATCGGGGCCGTGATCCGTGGAGAGACCGCGCACTTCGATCACGTGGCGCGAGAGGCTGCCCGCGGGATAGCCGGTGCTGCGCGCGACACCGGAGTGCCCGTGATCTTCGGTGTCCTGACGACCGATACCCTCGAGCAGGCCACGGATCGCGCCGGGGGACGTCACGGGAACAAGGGATGGGAGGCCGCGCAGGCCGCCCTCGAGACGGCGTCGCTGCTGGACCGTCTCCCGAAGCAGGAAGGGTGA
- the rplT gene encoding 50S ribosomal protein L20 has product MARVKRSVHAKKKRRETLEAAKGYRGGRHRRMKMATEQVRHSLQYSYRDRRDRKAQFRRLWITRVGAGARQNGMSYSTFIAGLKAAEVEVDRKVLADLAVHEPKVFGQLVETARAALSASA; this is encoded by the coding sequence ATGGCCCGGGTCAAACGTTCCGTCCACGCCAAGAAGAAGCGCCGCGAGACCCTCGAGGCAGCCAAGGGCTACCGGGGTGGCCGGCACCGTCGGATGAAGATGGCGACCGAACAGGTTCGCCACTCCCTGCAGTACAGCTATCGCGATCGTCGCGACCGCAAGGCCCAGTTCCGGCGGTTGTGGATCACGCGGGTCGGCGCCGGCGCCCGGCAGAACGGCATGAGCTACTCGACGTTCATCGCCGGACTCAAGGCAGCCGAGGTCGAGGTCGATCGCAAGGTCCTCGCAGACCTCGCGGTTCACGAACCGAAGGTGTTCGGCCAGCTCGTCGAAACCGCGCGCGCAGCGTTGTCGGCGTCGGCCTAG
- a CDS encoding TrmH family RNA methyltransferase — protein sequence MISSPNNRKVADAARLHKRAFRERDRRFLVEGEQTVTEALAAGRLESLFHTGTHDLVSRAQAGGVEVFEVSEPVMAKLASTVTPQGLVGVAPIVDRDLEALDGQGCVAVLHAVRDPGNAGTILRSADAAGAEGVVFAASSVDPYNPKAVRASAGSAFHLPVVRETETVEAIDRLREQGRTVLAMAGDGEADLFELDLQRPIAFVFGNESWGLPAEVADRADVRARIPLGGRAESLNLAAAATVCLFEWARRRREGRRVALEAVIAAAAHDIRSPLTAMKGFAYALQRRWEDMTDEQRELMFRGIAHDTDRMDQILTLLVDAARIVGGRLELSPEQTDIGSLVREFDASLRRDPEFPGLRWTGGEVTGLVDADRLRTVLGAFVEGQIWFGWEGAIDVDARIDDGRLVVVVTRTGTELDDDGAETLFLPRRPGTGSGSKIGLFVSRGIAESQGGTATARVRDGRLEFRLEVPVATEA from the coding sequence GTGATCAGCTCGCCGAACAACCGGAAGGTGGCCGACGCGGCCCGGTTGCACAAGCGCGCGTTCCGCGAGCGCGACCGGCGCTTCCTGGTCGAGGGAGAACAGACCGTGACGGAGGCGCTCGCGGCGGGACGGCTCGAGTCGTTGTTCCATACCGGCACGCACGACCTGGTCTCTCGGGCCCAGGCGGGGGGCGTCGAGGTCTTCGAGGTGAGCGAGCCCGTGATGGCCAAGCTCGCCTCCACCGTCACGCCCCAGGGACTCGTCGGCGTGGCGCCGATCGTCGACCGCGATCTCGAGGCACTGGACGGACAGGGATGCGTGGCCGTGCTGCATGCGGTACGCGATCCCGGGAACGCGGGAACGATCCTCCGATCGGCCGACGCCGCGGGTGCCGAGGGGGTGGTGTTCGCCGCGTCCTCGGTCGACCCGTACAACCCGAAGGCCGTCCGAGCCTCGGCCGGGTCGGCGTTCCATCTGCCCGTGGTTCGGGAAACCGAGACCGTGGAGGCGATCGACCGGTTGCGGGAACAGGGCCGGACCGTGCTGGCGATGGCCGGCGACGGCGAAGCCGACCTGTTCGAGCTCGACCTTCAGCGACCGATCGCGTTCGTGTTCGGGAACGAGTCATGGGGGCTTCCCGCCGAGGTCGCCGATCGCGCGGATGTCCGCGCTCGGATCCCACTGGGAGGCCGCGCCGAGTCGTTGAACCTCGCGGCCGCCGCGACGGTGTGCCTGTTCGAGTGGGCGCGTCGCCGCCGGGAGGGCAGGCGCGTGGCGCTCGAGGCGGTGATCGCCGCCGCGGCACACGACATCCGGTCGCCCCTGACGGCGATGAAGGGCTTCGCCTACGCGCTGCAGCGTCGCTGGGAGGACATGACCGACGAACAGCGCGAGCTGATGTTCCGGGGGATCGCGCACGACACCGACCGCATGGATCAGATCCTCACGCTCCTGGTCGACGCCGCTCGGATCGTCGGAGGACGGCTCGAGCTGAGCCCCGAGCAGACCGACATCGGTTCGCTCGTTCGCGAGTTCGACGCGTCGCTGCGGCGCGACCCGGAGTTCCCCGGTCTGCGATGGACCGGAGGCGAGGTGACCGGGCTCGTCGACGCCGACCGCCTCCGCACGGTCCTGGGCGCGTTCGTCGAGGGACAGATCTGGTTCGGCTGGGAGGGCGCGATCGACGTCGACGCACGGATCGACGACGGCCGGCTGGTCGTGGTCGTCACCCGAACCGGGACCGAGCTCGACGACGACGGCGCCGAGACGCTGTTCCTTCCGCGACGCCCCGGAACCGGGTCGGGGAGCAAGATCGGGCTCTTCGTCTCCCGCGGCATCGCCGAGTCCCAGGGAGGCACCGCCACGGCGCGGGTGCGCGACGGGCGGCTGGAGTTCCGCCTCGAGGTTCCGGTGGCGACCGAGGCGTGA
- a CDS encoding riboflavin synthase, which yields MFTGIIEELGEVRSFEGDRLAIACTTVADDAEVGASIAVNGTCLTVVERGDGGLAFDVSAETQRRTSLRRLTGGDPVNLERPLTLATRIGGHLVQGHVDGVGEVLQVRRSSEGTGAEITFSVPSGLRRYVVEKGSITIDGVSLTVAALGPTSLTVALIPHTLAATTFGSAGPGTPVNVEVDVIAKYVARYVGVQQDDGDTDRTNAPVAAGSADGPHRTMEDTR from the coding sequence ATGTTCACCGGGATCATTGAGGAGCTCGGCGAGGTGCGATCGTTCGAGGGCGACCGCCTGGCGATCGCCTGCACCACGGTGGCGGACGACGCTGAGGTGGGAGCCTCGATCGCCGTGAACGGCACATGCCTGACGGTGGTCGAACGTGGCGACGGGGGCCTCGCGTTCGACGTCTCCGCGGAGACGCAACGGCGCACGAGCCTGCGACGGCTCACCGGAGGAGACCCGGTCAACCTGGAACGGCCCCTGACGCTTGCGACCCGGATCGGTGGTCATCTCGTGCAGGGCCACGTGGACGGCGTCGGTGAGGTGCTGCAGGTCCGCCGGTCATCGGAGGGAACCGGCGCGGAGATCACGTTCTCGGTGCCGTCCGGGCTCCGGCGGTACGTCGTCGAGAAGGGCTCGATCACGATCGACGGCGTGAGCCTGACGGTCGCCGCGCTCGGACCCACCTCCCTGACGGTGGCGTTGATCCCGCACACCCTCGCGGCAACAACCTTCGGGAGCGCCGGACCCGGAACGCCGGTGAACGTCGAGGTCGACGTTATCGCGAAGTACGTCGCCCGATACGTCGGCGTTCAGCAGGACGACGGCGATACGGATCGAACGAACGCACCAGTGGCGGCGGGATCCGCCGACGGACCGCACAGGACGATGGAGGACACACGATGA
- the pheT gene encoding phenylalanine--tRNA ligase subunit beta: protein MKVVLGWMREFCPTDLGPDELAELLTAKGVKVEDVLRPWDGLEGVIAACVLEVRDHPDSDKLCLARVQTGSTERNVVVGVRNMVAGDLVPYAGPGSRVPALDEPLGERTIRGARSEGMLCSPRELAVSDLHEGILVLDPAVEPGTDVKALLGLDDAVFDVEIEPNRPDLMSVVGVAREAAMATGVPFSPREVSIVESADAAEAVADLRVLDLERCPRYRARVLRGVVHGPSPVQVQARLTAAGMRPLSAVVDATNYAMLELGQPLHAFDLQQLDGPGIVVRLADAGERITTLDGVERELTEDDLVIADHARGVAVAGVMGSASAEVMPTTTDLLLESASFASRGILRTARRLGLSTEASARFERGANPEAVGPAADRATELISSWTGAAVLAGVLEVGEAPERSRVRLRSSRASRLLGIDVTPEDVGSAFDRLVDVTAVIEHDVATVTVPSYRVDLRLEEDLVEEVARVRGYDTVPATLPAIRQAGGVPAAYAFRDRLRELCVRSGLVELKLLSFASPEDIALTGDTDVAVPIANPLSAEEGLLRTRLLPGLVHAAARNLARGVAPVAAFEVGSVFALTGDAEAPVDERFHLGLILTGPLDGGWHGADRPADYFDAKGMLEAILAGLGIRDWRLAPLTVDPWHPARAAEVWIGDDRAGAVGELHPRIAEPAGLPGRVATCELDATVLMERTPADVELHEAPRFPPVRRDLAFILEEDVASEAVREAILAAGGDLLEEVAVFDLFTGGQVGEGRKSLAFALAFRAPDRTLTDGEADAAVADIVRRIEAAFDAELRAG from the coding sequence GTGAAGGTCGTCCTCGGCTGGATGCGGGAGTTCTGCCCGACCGACCTCGGTCCGGACGAGCTCGCCGAGCTGCTGACCGCGAAGGGGGTCAAGGTCGAGGACGTCCTTCGGCCGTGGGATGGGCTCGAGGGCGTGATCGCGGCCTGTGTTCTCGAGGTTCGCGACCATCCCGACTCCGACAAGCTCTGCCTGGCCCGTGTGCAGACCGGATCGACCGAGCGGAACGTGGTGGTCGGCGTGCGGAACATGGTTGCGGGAGACCTCGTTCCCTACGCGGGCCCGGGGTCGCGCGTCCCTGCCCTCGACGAGCCACTCGGTGAACGCACGATCCGTGGCGCGCGATCGGAAGGCATGCTCTGCTCGCCCCGAGAGCTCGCCGTTTCCGATCTGCATGAGGGGATCCTCGTCCTCGACCCTGCCGTGGAACCGGGAACCGACGTGAAGGCACTGTTGGGGCTCGACGATGCCGTCTTCGACGTCGAGATCGAGCCGAACCGCCCGGATCTGATGTCGGTCGTGGGGGTCGCACGAGAGGCCGCGATGGCGACGGGCGTTCCCTTCTCCCCGCGAGAGGTGTCGATCGTCGAGTCTGCCGACGCGGCCGAGGCCGTCGCCGACCTCCGGGTGCTCGACCTCGAGCGTTGTCCGCGGTATCGGGCGCGGGTGCTCCGGGGGGTGGTTCATGGGCCGTCGCCGGTGCAGGTTCAGGCGCGGCTCACAGCCGCGGGGATGCGTCCGCTCTCCGCCGTCGTCGATGCGACGAACTACGCGATGCTCGAGCTCGGACAGCCGCTGCACGCGTTCGATCTCCAGCAGCTCGACGGACCGGGGATCGTCGTCCGTCTCGCCGACGCCGGAGAGCGGATCACGACCCTGGACGGGGTGGAGCGCGAGCTCACCGAGGACGATCTGGTGATCGCCGATCACGCGCGCGGGGTTGCCGTCGCCGGGGTGATGGGCTCCGCGAGCGCCGAGGTGATGCCGACGACCACGGACCTGCTGCTCGAGAGCGCCTCGTTCGCGTCCCGGGGGATCCTGCGCACCGCGCGCCGGCTCGGGCTGTCGACCGAAGCCTCGGCGCGGTTCGAGCGGGGAGCCAACCCAGAGGCCGTGGGGCCGGCGGCCGATCGGGCGACGGAGCTGATCTCGTCGTGGACGGGTGCCGCGGTGCTCGCCGGTGTGCTCGAGGTTGGGGAGGCCCCGGAACGGTCCCGGGTCCGCCTGCGCTCGTCCCGGGCATCCCGGCTGCTCGGGATCGACGTCACGCCCGAGGACGTGGGTTCGGCGTTCGACCGCCTCGTCGATGTCACGGCGGTCATCGAGCACGACGTCGCGACGGTGACCGTTCCGAGCTACCGGGTAGACCTGCGGCTCGAGGAGGATCTGGTCGAGGAGGTCGCGCGAGTCCGCGGGTACGACACGGTGCCGGCGACCCTGCCGGCGATCCGCCAGGCGGGCGGTGTCCCGGCCGCCTACGCCTTCCGCGATCGTCTGCGAGAGCTCTGCGTCCGCTCCGGGCTCGTGGAGCTCAAGCTCCTGTCGTTCGCCTCGCCCGAGGACATCGCCCTCACCGGGGACACCGATGTGGCCGTGCCGATCGCGAATCCCCTGTCCGCCGAGGAGGGGCTGTTGCGCACGCGTCTGCTCCCCGGTTTGGTGCATGCCGCCGCTCGCAACCTCGCCCGCGGGGTGGCCCCCGTCGCGGCCTTCGAGGTTGGGTCGGTGTTCGCGCTGACCGGTGATGCCGAGGCACCGGTCGATGAACGTTTCCACCTGGGGTTGATCCTGACCGGTCCCCTCGACGGCGGCTGGCACGGAGCCGACCGCCCCGCGGACTACTTCGACGCGAAGGGGATGCTCGAGGCGATCCTCGCCGGGCTGGGGATCCGGGACTGGCGGCTCGCACCGCTGACGGTCGATCCGTGGCATCCGGCGCGCGCGGCCGAGGTATGGATCGGTGACGACCGCGCGGGCGCCGTCGGGGAACTGCACCCGCGGATCGCCGAGCCCGCCGGCCTGCCCGGACGGGTCGCGACCTGCGAGCTGGATGCGACGGTGTTGATGGAACGGACCCCGGCCGATGTCGAGCTCCACGAGGCTCCCCGCTTCCCGCCGGTGCGGCGCGACCTCGCCTTCATCCTGGAAGAAGACGTGGCATCCGAGGCGGTCCGGGAAGCGATCCTCGCGGCCGGCGGCGATCTCCTCGAGGAGGTCGCCGTGTTCGATCTGTTCACCGGAGGGCAGGTCGGCGAGGGCCGGAAGAGCCTGGCATTCGCACTCGCGTTCCGTGCCCCGGACCGCACCCTCACCGACGGGGAGGCGGACGCGGCCGTGGCGGACATCGTGCGTCGGATCGAAGCGGCCTTCGACGCAGAGCTTCGAGCGGGCTGA
- the ribD gene encoding bifunctional diaminohydroxyphosphoribosylaminopyrimidine deaminase/5-amino-6-(5-phosphoribosylamino)uracil reductase RibD, with protein sequence MEQGQATGTSSLDAAFARALELAARGSGRVSPNPLVGAVVLRDGAIVGDGFHDGPGTPHAEVVALRAAGDRARGATLVCTLEPCDHQGRTPACTAAVIDAGIARVEYASPDPNPLVDGRGARRLRTAGVQVRAGAHRGAADRLNGAYLHHVRTGLPIVRWKAAATLDGKVAARDGTSRWITGEAARRDVHAMRAWADAIVVGAGTALADDPSLTVQLEGSRARPTMRVLVDAAGGTPASGALFDGAPPTLVATTERSPSSVRDAWRAAGAEVLVLDGTRGTEDERGGLVALRPLLEDLGKRDVQGVLLEGGPTLAWGFASAGLIDQVVLYLAPKLLGGIEAPGALGGTGFAPVTEALDLRIDAVDRIGDDVRVEAHVHRDH encoded by the coding sequence GTGGAACAGGGGCAGGCAACCGGGACCTCCTCCCTCGACGCGGCGTTCGCACGCGCGCTCGAGCTCGCAGCGCGGGGATCCGGGCGCGTGTCGCCCAATCCGCTCGTCGGGGCGGTCGTGCTGCGCGACGGCGCGATCGTCGGCGACGGGTTCCACGACGGTCCCGGAACGCCGCACGCCGAGGTCGTCGCGCTCCGGGCGGCAGGAGATCGCGCGCGCGGAGCGACCCTCGTGTGCACCCTCGAGCCCTGCGATCACCAGGGACGGACCCCGGCGTGCACCGCCGCCGTGATCGATGCGGGCATCGCGCGGGTGGAGTACGCCTCGCCGGATCCGAACCCCCTCGTGGACGGCCGGGGCGCACGACGGCTTCGGACGGCGGGTGTGCAGGTGCGAGCGGGTGCCCATCGCGGCGCGGCGGACCGGTTGAACGGCGCCTACCTGCACCATGTCCGCACCGGTCTTCCGATCGTGCGATGGAAGGCGGCTGCGACCCTCGACGGCAAGGTGGCCGCCCGCGACGGGACGTCCCGGTGGATCACGGGCGAGGCGGCTCGCCGGGACGTGCACGCGATGCGCGCGTGGGCGGATGCGATCGTCGTCGGTGCCGGAACGGCGCTCGCCGACGATCCGTCGCTCACGGTCCAGCTCGAGGGCTCGCGCGCCAGGCCCACCATGCGGGTCCTCGTGGACGCCGCGGGCGGCACTCCGGCGAGCGGTGCGCTGTTCGACGGTGCGCCGCCGACGCTCGTCGCGACCACGGAGCGCTCGCCGAGCTCGGTGCGGGACGCGTGGCGAGCTGCCGGTGCCGAGGTGCTCGTGCTGGACGGGACACGCGGAACCGAGGACGAGCGGGGAGGCCTCGTCGCCCTCCGACCGCTGCTCGAAGATCTCGGGAAGCGGGACGTGCAGGGCGTGCTCCTCGAGGGCGGGCCGACGTTGGCGTGGGGTTTCGCGAGCGCGGGACTGATCGACCAGGTCGTCCTCTACCTGGCTCCGAAGCTGCTCGGAGGCATCGAGGCACCGGGGGCCTTGGGAGGGACCGGATTCGCTCCGGTGACCGAGGCCCTCGACCTTCGGATCGACGCGGTCGATCGGATCGGCGACGACGTGCGGGTGGAGGCTCATGTTCACCGGGATCATTGA
- a CDS encoding bL35 family ribosomal protein: MPKQKTHSATHKRFRVTRTGKVLHRKATGNHMLTKKSSSKRRRIEGWSETTAERKTIRRLLGG; encoded by the coding sequence ATGCCGAAGCAGAAGACCCATAGCGCCACCCACAAGCGTTTCCGGGTGACCCGGACCGGCAAGGTGCTGCACCGGAAGGCGACCGGCAACCACATGCTGACCAAGAAGTCGTCGAGCAAGCGCCGGCGCATCGAGGGCTGGTCCGAGACGACCGCCGAGCGCAAGACGATCCGCCGGTTGCTGGGGGGGTAG
- a CDS encoding cupin domain-containing protein, with product MILDKPWGKVATYALNQPSSVRVITVEPGQETSVHYHQMRDEMWVVLDPGLTIQIGNRTVQAKTGEEFVVSAEEVHRITNGAPARGRVLEIAYGYTTEDDTLRLQDDYGRPLESDW from the coding sequence GTGATCCTCGACAAGCCCTGGGGGAAGGTCGCGACCTACGCCCTGAACCAACCCTCGTCGGTGCGGGTGATCACGGTCGAACCCGGCCAGGAGACGAGCGTTCACTACCACCAGATGCGCGACGAGATGTGGGTCGTGCTCGATCCGGGGCTGACGATCCAGATCGGCAACCGCACGGTCCAGGCGAAGACCGGGGAGGAGTTCGTCGTCTCGGCCGAAGAGGTCCATCGGATCACGAACGGCGCTCCGGCGCGGGGCAGGGTGCTCGAGATCGCTTACGGGTACACGACCGAGGACGATACGCTGCGCCTGCAGGACGACTACGGTCGCCCGCTGGAATCGGATTGGTGA
- the pheS gene encoding phenylalanine--tRNA ligase subunit alpha — protein MDRAEAIRILESERERGLATLTAAPSLEDLDSAQTAVLGRKSPFSQVQRSVGDLEPADRKEVGKLANEVRTALTGALEQRRETLGRAAETQLLAADGVDVTLPGRRPRLGALHPLTIVERELVEIFTRLGFRVAEGPEVETDWYNFQALNIPADHPARTMKDSIFLDVPGADLLLRTETSAIQIRTMESTTPPVSIVGPGRVFRRETSDATHSPVFHQIEALAVDEGITFADLKGTLSAFARELFGASSKVRLVPSYFPFVEPGAQVDVSCFKCGGSGCRVCGNGWIELLGAGMVHPTVLRNVGYDPERFTGFAFGMGIDRAALLRFSIPDIRLLFDGDVRFLAQFGSVR, from the coding sequence ATGGACCGTGCCGAGGCGATCCGCATCCTGGAGTCCGAGCGTGAGCGTGGGCTCGCGACCCTGACGGCCGCGCCCTCGCTCGAGGATCTCGACTCGGCCCAGACGGCGGTCCTCGGACGCAAGTCGCCCTTCTCCCAGGTGCAGCGCTCGGTCGGCGATCTCGAGCCCGCCGATCGCAAGGAGGTCGGCAAGCTGGCGAACGAGGTTCGGACCGCACTCACCGGGGCGCTGGAACAGCGCCGGGAGACCCTGGGACGGGCCGCGGAGACCCAGCTGCTCGCGGCCGACGGCGTGGATGTGACCTTGCCGGGACGCCGACCACGGCTGGGCGCGTTGCATCCCCTGACGATCGTGGAGCGTGAGCTCGTCGAGATCTTCACGCGTCTCGGCTTCCGCGTCGCCGAAGGGCCCGAGGTCGAGACGGACTGGTACAACTTCCAGGCGCTCAACATCCCCGCCGATCATCCCGCGCGGACGATGAAGGACTCGATCTTCCTCGACGTGCCCGGCGCTGATCTCCTGCTCCGCACCGAGACCTCCGCGATCCAGATCCGAACGATGGAATCGACCACGCCCCCCGTGTCCATCGTGGGGCCAGGCCGGGTGTTCCGTAGGGAGACCTCCGACGCCACGCATTCGCCCGTGTTCCACCAGATCGAGGCGCTCGCCGTAGACGAGGGGATCACCTTCGCCGACCTGAAGGGAACGCTGAGCGCGTTCGCGCGCGAACTGTTCGGCGCCTCGTCGAAGGTGCGGCTCGTGCCGTCGTACTTCCCGTTCGTCGAGCCGGGAGCGCAGGTCGACGTCTCGTGCTTCAAGTGCGGGGGCTCGGGGTGCCGGGTCTGTGGGAACGGCTGGATCGAGCTGCTGGGTGCCGGCATGGTGCATCCGACCGTCCTGCGCAACGTCGGCTATGACCCCGAACGGTTCACGGGCTTCGCCTTCGGGATGGGGATCGACCGGGCCGCGCTGCTGCGGTTCTCGATCCCCGACATCCGGTTGCTCTTCGACGGCGACGTCCGGTTCCTCGCGCAGTTCGGGAGCGTGCGGTGA
- a CDS encoding bifunctional 3,4-dihydroxy-2-butanone-4-phosphate synthase/GTP cyclohydrolase II, with protein MNEDTGTPVADRSVFSTIDEALEDVRAGKMVIVVDDADRENEGDFIMAAEKATPEAINFMVTHGRGIVCMPVTPERLDELRIPLMVSKNNESHGTAFAVSIDVRGVTTTGTSAFDRAATVNAICDQQLAPEDIHMPGHIFPLMAREGGVLVRAGHTEAGVDLSVLAGMYPAAVLCEVLHPDGSMARMPELVKVAREHDLKIISIAGLIEYRRTREKLVRKVAEANIPTEHGAFRATAYESTVDGRTHIAMVLGDIGDGEDILVRVHSECLTGDVFGSLRCDCGDQLQRALAAVGEEGRGVVLYVRGHEGRAIGLSHKLRAYQLQEEGRDTVEANEDLGFPADPRDYGIGAQILADLGVRSMRLLTNNPSKRAGLEGYGLSISERLPLATRPTEQNIEYLRTKRDKLGHLLGDLDQASGNGAKAVTEVP; from the coding sequence ATGAACGAGGACACGGGTACGCCGGTCGCGGATCGATCGGTCTTCTCGACGATCGACGAGGCTCTCGAGGACGTTCGCGCGGGCAAGATGGTGATCGTCGTCGACGACGCCGATCGTGAGAACGAGGGCGACTTCATCATGGCCGCGGAGAAGGCGACCCCCGAGGCGATCAACTTCATGGTGACGCACGGACGAGGGATCGTGTGTATGCCGGTGACGCCCGAGCGTCTCGACGAGCTGCGGATCCCGCTGATGGTTTCGAAGAACAACGAGAGCCACGGAACAGCCTTCGCCGTCTCGATCGACGTCCGCGGCGTGACGACCACCGGGACGAGCGCCTTCGACCGCGCTGCGACGGTGAACGCGATCTGCGATCAGCAGCTCGCACCCGAGGACATCCACATGCCGGGCCACATCTTCCCGCTGATGGCGCGCGAGGGAGGGGTCCTGGTCCGCGCGGGTCACACGGAGGCCGGCGTCGACCTGTCGGTGCTCGCCGGCATGTATCCGGCGGCGGTGCTGTGCGAGGTGCTTCACCCGGACGGCTCGATGGCGCGGATGCCCGAGCTCGTGAAGGTGGCCCGCGAACACGACCTCAAGATCATCTCGATCGCCGGCCTGATCGAGTACCGCCGCACGCGTGAGAAGCTCGTGCGCAAGGTTGCCGAGGCCAACATCCCGACCGAGCACGGAGCGTTCCGGGCGACTGCCTACGAGAGCACGGTCGACGGCCGGACCCACATCGCGATGGTGCTCGGCGACATCGGCGACGGCGAGGACATCCTCGTGCGCGTTCACTCCGAGTGCCTCACCGGCGACGTGTTCGGTTCGTTGCGGTGCGACTGCGGCGATCAACTGCAGCGGGCGCTTGCGGCGGTCGGGGAGGAGGGCCGCGGCGTGGTGCTCTACGTGCGGGGTCACGAGGGTCGCGCGATCGGGCTCAGTCACAAGCTGCGCGCGTACCAGCTCCAGGAGGAGGGCCGCGACACGGTCGAGGCGAACGAAGACCTCGGCTTCCCGGCCGATCCTCGGGACTACGGTATCGGCGCGCAGATCCTGGCCGATCTCGGCGTGCGGTCGATGCGCCTCCTGACGAACAACCCGTCGAAGCGCGCCGGTCTCGAGGGGTACGGACTGTCGATCTCCGAGCGCCTGCCGCTGGCGACGCGACCGACCGAGCAGAACATCGAGTACCTGCGGACCAAGCGCGACAAGCTGGGTCACCTGCTCGGCGACCTCGATCAAGCGTCCGGCAACGGCGCGAAAGCCGTCACGGAGGTTCCCTGA
- the argF gene encoding ornithine carbamoyltransferase, translating into MTRDYLSIDDVSREELFTLLDLSAKTKTDPAGVADVLRRRSVALIFEKPSTRTRVSFEVAVAAMGGHPVVLSSTELQLGRGETIEDTGRVLSRYVDAIVLRTFEQERLEVLAGASDAPVVNSLSDFEHPCQALADLLTIRERRGDLSGLTLTYLGDGNNVTHSLLLGGAKCGMHVRVATPPGFEPIPQVVHRASEIASATGGSVALLTDPLEAAAGSDVLATDVWASMGQEAEADERSLVFPAYQLNQRLVDLAAADAIVLHCLPAHRGQEITDEVIDGPRSAVWDEAENRLHTAKALLLWILDLA; encoded by the coding sequence ATGACTCGGGATTACCTCTCGATCGACGACGTCTCGCGCGAGGAGCTCTTCACGCTGCTCGACCTGTCTGCGAAGACCAAGACCGACCCCGCCGGCGTCGCCGATGTGTTGCGTCGCCGGTCCGTTGCCCTGATCTTCGAGAAGCCGTCGACCCGGACGCGAGTGTCCTTCGAGGTCGCCGTCGCGGCGATGGGCGGTCACCCCGTCGTGCTGTCGAGCACCGAGCTCCAGCTGGGCCGCGGCGAGACGATCGAAGACACCGGCAGGGTCCTCTCGCGATACGTCGACGCGATCGTCCTCCGGACCTTCGAACAGGAGCGCCTGGAGGTGCTCGCCGGCGCGTCCGACGCGCCCGTGGTCAACAGCCTGTCTGACTTCGAACACCCGTGCCAGGCGCTCGCCGATCTGTTGACGATCCGCGAGCGCAGGGGCGACCTCTCGGGGCTCACGCTGACCTACCTGGGTGACGGCAACAACGTCACGCACTCCTTGTTGCTCGGCGGGGCGAAGTGCGGGATGCACGTTCGCGTCGCGACACCGCCGGGGTTCGAGCCGATCCCGCAGGTGGTGCACCGTGCGAGCGAGATCGCGAGCGCGACCGGTGGCAGCGTCGCGTTGCTCACGGACCCGCTCGAAGCGGCGGCGGGTTCGGACGTGCTCGCGACCGACGTCTGGGCGAGTATGGGCCAAGAGGCCGAGGCGGACGAGCGATCGTTGGTGTTCCCGGCCTACCAACTGAACCAGCGGCTCGTCGACCTCGCCGCGGCCGACGCGATCGTGTTGCACTGTCTCCCGGCGCACCGCGGTCAGGAGATCACCGACGAGGTGATCGACGGGCCCCGATCGGCGGTCTGGGACGAGGCGGAGAACCGGCTGCACACCGCGAAGGCGCTCCTGTTGTGGATCCTCGATCTGGCGTGA